CGTCGCGGTCACACATAAAAGGTGCTCTAACGTCGAAGCATGCCTGAAAGCAAATAGCCGCCTTGAACGCATCGAAGGGTGCTTGCTGCACAATCCTACAGGCAAATAGAGGCCTCCATGCTGAACCAAAGCTATAGCAATACCGATTTAGAGAACTTGACCGCCAAGGCGCGAACACTTTGGGAATATGACTTCAATTCCACGCCAAAGAAAATAAAACACCGTGCAAACGCCGTAGCCGACTCAGTCCCCCTCCGGGCCATATACCGAATGGTTGTGGAAGATTGGACAAAAGCAGAATTCAATTGCTATCACATCCCTTTTTCGGATGGCAGCTTTTCCCTAGTTCTCGGACTTCGTGAAGGTTGGGATATTCCAGTCGAAGATCGCAGGTTCATTGAAAACGACATGGTGCTATTTGCCCCAGATGGCCGAACAATTCTGATCCTCCCTGAAATGGACCGGCGCTGGTGGGAAACCACTTGGTTCAATTTAACGTCATGGACTTTTGGCGCTTTGGGATTGCTTTTTGGACTCATCGGGTAAGAAGGAACAGCCCACAGTTTCACGCCACCGGCAGCAACGCATCCCTCACCCCTTCACCCACGGTCCCAGCAATTGCCGTAACTCCCCCTCGTTCCACCCCTTGATTACCTGATCGCCAACCACGACGAGGGGTACGCCGTTGCCGCCCAGGCGGCGATGTTCCTTGTAGGCGGCCGAGCTTTGCTCAATGTCCTGTTCCGTGTAGCGGATGCCGTTGGCGGCGAAGAATTCGCGGGTCATTTTGCAGTAGCCGCACCAGCTGGTGGCGTAGAGGACGACGGCGGGTTGTTCGCCGTTGATACCGGCGACGGCTGGCTGGAGCGCGCGGGGGT
The DNA window shown above is from Dechloromonas sp. HYN0024 and carries:
- a CDS encoding glutaredoxin family protein; translation: MRQICPHCNCARQAEDTAPDWQCPSCQRAYVKAGTPLPPAGFIQYGPATQPARSGLGKWLLILVLLGGAFLYIRPLLHPRALQPAVAGINGEQPAVVLYATSWCGYCKMTREFFAANGIRYTEQDIEQSSAAYKEHRRLGGNGVPLVVVGDQVIKGWNEGELRQLLGPWVKG